In Silene latifolia isolate original U9 population chromosome X, ASM4854445v1, whole genome shotgun sequence, the following proteins share a genomic window:
- the LOC141619554 gene encoding uncharacterized protein LOC141619554, which produces MAALLQSISPITNPTRETPRKACSFFSHIPNLHTVSLNAGFSRVLASNNITTVSSNTVFTLPNWRSAKPDLKAKDVKVNDAFLYLEYMVEKGNRPNKGQATQLLYDLCKMSKVRKAIRVMEMMVASGVRPDATSYTFLVNHLCKRGNVGYAMQLVEKMEDYGYPTNTVTYNSLVKGMCMLGNLNKSLEHLERLQKRGLQPNVFTYSFLLEAAYKERGVDEAMRLLDEIIAKGGKPNLVSYNVLMTGLCKEGRIEEAIRFFRNLPNKGFHPNVVTYNILLRTLCYDGRWKEAYDLLAEMDEGARSPSTVTYNILIAALALHGLVDHAFAVLEEMMKVGFKPSGATYNPIIARLCKDGKVDQVSKCLNEMILHQCYPNEGTYNSIAVLCESGKVEEAFSMIQSLCSLTNLSTNEFYRSVIMSLCRKGNTYPAFLLLNEIIAYGFTPDSFTYSALLKGLCNEGMTDAAIEIFGIMEENECWPDVDNCNSLIVGLCKCQRTDVSLDIFQMMVMKGYRPNEMTYTILVEGIAHQGERELAANVLEQLYEMQAVSRNTVERLALQYDLQ; this is translated from the coding sequence ATGGCTGCCCTTCTGCAATCCATATCCCCGATCACGAATCCGACTCGAGAAACACCCCGAAAAGCGTGTTCTTTCTTCTCCCATATCCCAAATTTACATACAGTTTCGCTGAATGCCGGGTTTTCCAGGGTACTAGCATCCAACAACATTACTACTGTTTCATCCAATACAGTGTTTACTTTACCGAATTGGCGGTCTGCGAAGCCGGATCTCAAGGCGAAAGATGTCAAGGTTAATGACGCGTTTCTGTACTTGGAATATATGGTTGAAAAGGGGAATAGACCGAATAAGGGACAGGCTACTCAGTTGCTGTATGATCTCTGCAAGATGAGTAAAGTTCGGAAAGCGATCAGAGTGATGGAAATGATGGTTGCGTCAGGAGTCAGACCTGATGCTACGTCTTATACTTTCCTGGTGAATCATCTGTGTAAGCGTGGGAATGTCGGGTATGCGATGCAGTTAGTCGAGAAAATGGAGGATTATGGTTATCCGACTAATACAGTCACGTATAATTCGCTTGTTAAGGGAATGTGTATGCTCGGGAATCTGAATAAGAGCTTGGAACATTTGGAACGGTTGCAGAAGCGAGGTTTGCAGCCGAATGTGTTCACTTACTCGTTTTTGCTGGAAGCTGCGTATAAGGAACGGGGAGTTGATGAGGCGATGAGGCTGTTGGATGAGATCATTGCCAAAGGTGGGAAGCCGAATCTGGTCAGTTATAATGTTCTGATGACCGGTTTGTGTAAGGAAGGCCGTATTGAAGAGGCCATCCGATTTTTCAGGAATCTACCGAATAAAGGGTTTCATCCCAATGTCGTTACTTATAACATTCTTCTGAGGACGTTGTGCTATGACGGGCGGTGGAAAGAAGCGTATGATCTTCTAGCTGAAATGGACGAAGGAGCTCGCTCTCCATCCACTGTCACATACAATATTCTCATCGCTGCGTTGGCTCTTCACGGCCTAGTAGATCACGCATTTGCAGTACTCGAGGAAATGATGAAGGTAGGATTCAAGCCCAGTGGAGCGACCTATAATCCGATCATAGCTCGACTCTGCAAAGACGGAAAAGTCGATCAAGTTAGTAAATGCTTGAATGAGATGATTCTTCACCAGTGTTATCCCAACGAGGGAACGTATAATTCTATTGCCGTCCTCTGTGAATCAGGAAAAGTTGAAGAAGCATTTTCCATGATACAAAGCTTGTGCAGTCTAACAAATTTATCAACTAACGAATTCTACAGAAGCGTAATTATGAGTCTGTGCAGGAAAGGGAATACATACCCTGCATTCCTGTTGCTGAATGAGATTATCGCTTACGGATTCACCCCTGATTCCTTCACATACTCAGCTCTTCTCAAAGGATTGTGCAATGAAGGTATGACTGATGCAGCCATTGAAATTTTCGGGATCATGGAAGAAAACGAGTGTTGGCCAGACGTCGACAATTGCAATTCTCTAATTGTCGGACTATGCAAATGCCAAAGAACTGATGTGTCCTTGGATATCTTCCAAATGATGGTAATGAAAGGGTATAGGCCGAATGAAATGACTTACACGATCCTTGTCGAAGGCATAGCTCATCAGGGAGAAAGGGAGCTTGCTGCAAATGTTCTGGAACAATTGTACGAGATGCAAGCGGTGAGTCGCAACACTGTCGAAAGGCTTGCATTGCAGTATGATCTCCAGTAA